One segment of Brassica napus cultivar Da-Ae chromosome C3, Da-Ae, whole genome shotgun sequence DNA contains the following:
- the LOC125583151 gene encoding uncharacterized protein LOC125583151, whose translation MVLIYVKSGVWMSSFSDEWSFLADKQRRGRMVTLETTTLLEELKIMVCEDYGVDPNLVNVEFSYEMINQRGNPPISISNDQQVCNFVGYAKKVSSTTLCVTFSGTGTGVKEKERVNIDLNKEPCDSSNVEEGEVPDINLGDFEEPSTKCCDKRKNHVVEDGSGHVGSKSEKYGDSEKESRVGNIDFVKKDQLFRSKRVLKATMEIWTMKNNYDFLVTKSTKKWWSIRCKDNTCNWTVHAECVDGSTYFMINKCVGIHSCAPSKKSNFGKMASARTIGKLIQHQFDDANDGPKANDIIQFMRLEHSCEITYWHAWEAREYAIAAVRGIPDESYAKIPKYLHMIKEANPGTHTHYETKKDGRFMYLFMSFGQLVRGFHSHMCRVIVVDGTFLKNKYKGVLLVATAVDGNSNLYPIAFGVADSENEESWEWFFRQLSVVIHDSKNLVFVSDRHASIAKAIRDVYPRSKHGICIHHLLTNVVKFFRTKGFTALVEKTSKAYSPALGRYLQEADVRKWTRSLFPGSRYDIRTNNPAESINSALRSPRQFPVIPLLDSIREMMTRWFYERRMLSSKHIDPLTVKVEKKIDRRIVKARGFQVQKVDNFRSLVKGDIYDCHVDLETRTCTCGKFDLGKIPCRHAIPAIYSRGMEVHRFTDGVYSTATWRAAYAESINPIPVPEAEWNVPDEVKLAKILPPESRKSAGRPVKKI comes from the exons ATGGTTCTAATCTACGTTAAATCTGGTGTATGGATGTCAAGTTTCAGTGACGAGTGGAGTTTCTTGGCAGACAAACAAAGGCGTGGTCGAATGGTGACATTAGAAACTACTACTTTACTGGAGGAACTCAAGATCATGGTGTGTGAAGATTATGGGGTCGACCCTAATTTGGTTAATGTCGAGTTCAGTTATGAGATGATCAATCAAAGAGGAAATCCTCCCATTAGTATCAGTAATGATCAACAAGTGTGTAACTTTGTGGGCTACGCAAAGAAGGTTTCCTCTACAACCTTGTGTGTCACGTTCTCTGGTACTGGTACTGGTGTAAAGGAAAAGGAACGAGTCAATATCGATCTGAATAAGGAACCGTGTGATTCAAGTAATGTTGAGGAAGGTGAAGTTCCTGACATAAATCTGGGAGATTTTGAAGAACCATCAACAAAGTGTTGTGATAAAAGGAAGAATCATGTCGTTGAGGATGGTTCCGGTCATGTTGGTTCAAAGAGTGAAAAGTATGGCGATAGTGAAAAGGAAAGCCGAGTTGGGAACATAGATTTCGTGAAGAAAGATCAACTTTTCCGAAGTAAACGTGTCCTAAAGGCAACAATGGAAATTTGGACGATGAAGAATAATTACGATTTCCTTGTTACCAAATCAACGAAAAAGTGGTGGTCTATACGATGTAAGGATAATACGTGCAACTGGACTGTGCATGCGGAATGTGTAGATGGGTCTACATATTTCATGATCAATAAGTGTGTGGGTATACACTCATGTGCTCCTTCAAAGAAAAGCAACTTCGGAAAAATGGCGTCAGCAAGAACTATTGGAAAGCTGATACAACATCAATTTGATGATGCCAATGATGGCCCCAAAGCAAACGACATCATTCAGTTTATGAGGCTAGAACATAGCTGCGAAATTACTTATTGGCACGCTTGGGAAGCTCGTGAGTATGCAATTGCAGCTGTTAGAGGTATACCAGACGAAAGTTATGCAAAGATACCAAAATATTTGCATATGATTAAAGAAGCTAATCCTGGTACACACACTCACTATGAAACTAAGAAGGATGGTAGATTCATGTATCTATTTATGTCATTTGGGCAATTAGTTAGAGGATTTCACAGTCATATGTGTAGGGTGATTGTTGTTGATGGaacttttctgaaaaataaatataaaggaGTTCTACTTGTTGCTACAGCTGTAGATGGTAACTCCAACTTGTATCCAATTGCATTTGGAGTTGCTGATTCAGAGAATGAAGAATCATGGGAGTGGTTCTTCAGACAGTTGAGTGTGGTTATTCATGATAGTAAAAACTTAGTTTTTGTGTCAGATAGACATGCGTCAATTGCTAAAGCAATCAGGGATGTCTACCCACGATCAAAGCACGGAATTTGTATACACCACTTGCTGACCAATGTGGTTAAATTCTTCAGGACAAAGGGGTTCACTGCCTTGGTCGAGAAGACTTCAAAGGCATATAG TCCGGCACTTGGAAGATATCTACAGGAGGCTGATGTGAGAAAATGGACTCGTTCTCTCTTCCCTGGATCCAGGTATGACATCAGGACCAATAACCCAGCCGAGTCGATTAATTCAGCTCTGAGATCTCCTAGACAATTTCCAGTAATTCCTTTGCTAGATAGTATAAGAGAAATGATGACCCGATGGTTCTATGAGCGTCGCATGTTAAGCTCCAAACATATTGATCCTTTAACCGTTAAGGTGGAGAAAAAGATTGATAGGAGAATCGTGAAGGCTCGAGGGTTTCAGGTTCAGAAGGTTGACAACTTCAGATCACTTGTTAAAGGAGACATATATGATTGTCATGTTGATCTGGAAACCAGAACATGCACATGTGGGAAATTTGATTTAGGAAAAATTCCATGCAGACACGCCATTCCTGCAATTTATTCTCGAG GTATGGAAGTACACCGATTTACTGATGGCGTCTATAGCACTGCAACGTGGAGAGCTGCCTACGCGGAATCCATTAATCCCATACCAGTTCCAGAGGCTGAATGGAATGTCCCAGATGAGGTTAAACTTGCGAAGATCTTACCACCAGAGTCAAGAAAGAGTGCTGGTAGACCAGTAAAGAAGATATGA
- the LOC106430324 gene encoding histone deacetylase 9: MRSKDKISYFYDGDVGSVYFGPNHPMKPHRLCMTHHLILAYGLHSKMEVYRPHKAYPIEMAQFHSPDYVEFLQRINPENKDLFPNEMARYNLGEDCPVFEDMFEFCQIYAGATIDAARRLNNKLCDIAINWAGGLHHAKKCDASGFCYINDLVLGILELLKHHPRVLYIDIDVHHGDGVEEAFYFTDRVMTVSFHKFGDKFFPGTGDVKEIGEREGKFYAINVPLRDGIDDSSFNRLFRAIISKVVEIYQPGAIVLQCGADSLARDRLGCFNLSIDGHAECVKFVKKFNIPLLVTGGGGYTKENVARCWTVETGILLDTELPNEIPDNDYIKYFGPDYSLKIPGGHIENLNTKSYISTIKAQILDNLRYIQHAPSVQMQEVPPDFYIPDFDEDERNPDVRVDQRSRDKQIQRDDEYFDGDKDNDAS, encoded by the exons ATGCGGTCCAAGGACAAAATCTCCTACTTTTACGATG GAGATGTAGGGAGCGTTTATTTTGGTCCGAATCACCCAATGAAACCTCACAGGCTTTGTATGACCCATCATCTTATCCTTGCATATGGCCTCCATAGCAAGATGGAAGTTTAT CGTCCACACAAGGCATACCCTATCGAGATGGCCCAGTTCCATTCTCCAGACTATGTCGAGTTCCTGCAACGAATCAACCCAGAAAATAAGGATTTGTTTCCCAACGAAATGGCTAGAT ATAATTTAGGAGAGGATTGTCCTGTCTTTGAGGATATGTTCGAGTTTTGTCAAATTTATGCGGGTGCAACCATAG ATGCTGCACGCAGATTAAACAACAAACTCTGTGACATTGCGATAAACTGGGCGGGCGGGTTGCACCATGCTAAAAAATGCGATGCATCTGGTTTTTGTTACATCAACGATCTCGTACTAGGAATCCTCGAGCTGTTGAAACACCATCCTCGTGTGCTCTACATTGATATAGACGTTCACCACGGTGATGGAGTTGAAGAGGCTTTTTACTTTACTGACAG AGTGATGACTGTTAGTTTTCACAAGTTTGGGGATAAGTTCTTTCCAGGGACCGGCGATGTTAAG GAAATAGGAGAAAGGGAAGGGAAGTTTTACGCCATAAATGTTCCGCTCAGGGATGGGATTGATGACAGTAGTTTCAACCGTCTGTTCAGGGCA ataatTTCAAAGGTGGTTGAGATATATCAGCCAGGTGCAATAGTACTTCAGTGTGGAGCAGATTCACTAGCAAGGGATCGACTAGGATGCTTTAATCTCTCTATTGATG GACATGCTGAATGTGTTAAATTCGTCAAGAAATTCAATATTCCTTTGCTG GTGACTGGAGGTGGAGGGTACACAAAGGAGAACGTAGCTCGGTGTTGGACCGTTGAGACTGGCATTCTTTTGGACACAGAACTTCCTAATG aGATTCCTGATAATgattatataaagtattttgGGCCGGATTATTCATTGAAGATTCCTGGTGGTCACATT gaGAATCTAAATACGAAATCGTATATCAGTACGATAAAAGcacagattttggataatttgaGATACATCCAGCACGCTCCAAGCGTGCAGATGCAGGAG GTTCCACCGGATTTCTACATACCGGATTTTGATGAAGACGAACGAAATCCAGATGTGCGTGTGGACC AGCGTTCGCGGGATAAGCAGATTCAGAGGGACGATGAATATTTCGATGGTGACAAGGATAACGATGCGTCGTAG